One stretch of Roseovarius mucosus DNA includes these proteins:
- a CDS encoding flagellin yields MSSILTNNSAMVALQTLQSVNSNLAKTQDMISTGKAVATAKDNSAIFAISKVMESDVSGFKAVSDALSLGESTVAVASAGAEQITNLLNEIKEKVVAATGENVDHSKIQNDVDELVNQVTSIIGASQFNGANLLNTAGNAGITVLSSLDRDATGTVTASNISVASVDFEANLDLSDIDVTNSAAADTSLAAIEVHIQTAVDGAAALGASAKRISDQNEFVSKVTDAIKSGIGALVDADLEETSARLQALQVQQQLATQSLSIANQAPQAILSLFRN; encoded by the coding sequence ATGTCCAGTATTCTGACCAATAACAGCGCCATGGTCGCTCTTCAGACCTTGCAATCCGTGAACTCTAACCTTGCCAAGACGCAGGATATGATCTCGACGGGCAAGGCTGTCGCAACGGCCAAGGACAATTCGGCCATCTTTGCCATTTCCAAGGTGATGGAATCCGACGTCAGCGGCTTCAAGGCCGTTTCCGACGCGCTGTCTTTGGGCGAATCGACGGTCGCCGTGGCCTCGGCCGGGGCAGAGCAGATCACCAATTTGCTCAACGAGATCAAGGAAAAGGTCGTCGCCGCGACCGGTGAAAACGTCGATCACAGCAAGATCCAGAACGATGTCGACGAGCTGGTGAATCAGGTCACGTCGATTATCGGCGCGTCACAATTCAACGGCGCGAATCTGCTCAACACGGCGGGCAACGCAGGGATAACGGTACTGTCGTCCCTCGATCGGGACGCAACCGGAACGGTCACAGCGTCGAACATCAGCGTGGCTTCTGTTGATTTCGAGGCCAACCTTGATCTGAGCGACATTGATGTGACGAACTCTGCAGCCGCTGACACCTCGCTTGCCGCAATCGAAGTCCATATCCAGACGGCGGTCGACGGGGCGGCAGCGCTTGGTGCGTCGGCCAAACGGATATCGGATCAAAACGAATTCGTCAGCAAGGTGACGGATGCGATCAAATCCGGGATCGGCGCATTGGTCGATGCCGATTTGGAAGAGACCTCTGCGCGTCTCCAGGCCTTGCAGGTGCAACAACAGTTGGCGACACAGTCTTTGTCCATCGCCAATCAGGCCCCGCAGGCCATCCTGTCGCTGTTCAGGAACTAA
- a CDS encoding FecCD family ABC transporter permease, translating to MTVTQADALTPSRFTDRRTRARRAHLWLGLGLLLTCALSLETGASGVSLWSMVGAGGQDTPVHSIILWEVRLPRVLLGALVGAALAVSGTVMQGLFRNPLADPGIVGVSAGAGLGAVTAIVLGGLLPIALRDSLGPFLVPAAAFLGGWASVLLLYGVATRGGRTSVATMLLAGIALGALSGAVSGLMVYAADDQQLRDLTFWGLGSLAGATWAKVATAMPILVVAMVGALGLGRGLNGLAFGEATALHLGIPVQRTKTLAILAVAAATGGAVAVSGGIGFIGIVVPHLLRLATGPDHGPLLLNAALLGAILLLGADIISRVIIAPAELPIGIVTAVLGAPVFLWILLRQRPMGDM from the coding sequence ATGACCGTGACCCAAGCTGACGCGCTGACGCCCAGCCGTTTCACGGATCGCCGCACGCGGGCGCGTCGCGCGCATCTGTGGCTGGGTCTCGGTCTGCTTCTGACGTGCGCCCTCAGTCTTGAAACCGGCGCATCCGGGGTCTCGCTTTGGTCGATGGTCGGTGCGGGGGGGCAGGATACACCCGTCCACAGCATCATCCTTTGGGAGGTTCGCCTGCCGCGCGTTTTACTGGGCGCGCTGGTTGGGGCGGCTCTGGCGGTTTCCGGCACGGTGATGCAAGGGCTTTTTCGCAATCCGCTGGCCGATCCCGGCATCGTGGGGGTTAGCGCCGGGGCCGGTCTTGGGGCCGTGACGGCGATTGTGCTGGGCGGCCTGCTGCCCATCGCCCTGCGCGACAGTCTGGGCCCGTTCCTTGTGCCGGCGGCAGCGTTCTTGGGCGGCTGGGCCTCTGTTCTTTTGCTCTACGGGGTTGCCACGCGCGGTGGGCGCACGTCTGTGGCGACGATGCTGCTGGCGGGGATCGCGCTTGGCGCGCTGTCGGGCGCAGTGTCGGGCCTGATGGTCTATGCGGCGGATGATCAGCAGCTGAGAGACCTGACATTCTGGGGCCTCGGCTCTCTGGCTGGGGCGACATGGGCCAAGGTGGCCACCGCCATGCCGATCCTTGTTGTGGCCATGGTCGGGGCCCTCGGGCTGGGGCGTGGGTTGAATGGTCTTGCTTTTGGCGAGGCAACCGCACTGCATCTTGGCATCCCGGTGCAACGGACCAAAACGCTGGCCATTCTCGCGGTTGCGGCGGCGACTGGCGGTGCGGTGGCGGTGTCTGGCGGGATTGGGTTCATCGGCATTGTCGTGCCACATCTGCTTCGTCTGGCAACCGGGCCGGATCACGGGCCACTGCTGCTGAATGCGGCGCTTCTCGGGGCAATCTTGCTGCTTGGGGCAGACATCATCAGCCGCGTGATCATTGCCCCAGCCGAACTGCCCATCGGTATCGTCACAGCGGTTCTGGGCGCGCCGGTGTTCTTGTGGATATTGCTCCGACAGCGCCCGATGGGGGATATGTGA
- a CDS encoding heme ABC transporter ATP-binding protein, translated as MLAAERITLGLGGRTILRDVTLSARAGAVTAIVGPNGSGKTSLLRVLTGESAGSGRVQLGQLEVTPRAAAALAARRGVLPQATRIAFPFTVIELVRIGHSAGQYAGRADVPERALARVGLAHMANRFYQDLSGGEQQRVQLARVLAQVWEPVGPGGANWLFLDEPVSSLDIGQQLSVMQIARTYAETGGGVVAVMHDLNLTAMFADHVIMVQKGRIAGAGKPQEVLTSGTLSAVYGCALRISTPPTKDVPYLLPQAAQEFAG; from the coding sequence ATGCTGGCTGCAGAGCGGATCACGCTCGGCCTTGGGGGCCGGACCATCCTGCGCGACGTCACGCTTTCTGCCCGCGCAGGTGCGGTGACGGCCATTGTCGGCCCGAATGGATCGGGCAAGACGTCGCTCTTGCGCGTGCTGACGGGCGAGAGCGCCGGTTCGGGCCGAGTTCAGCTTGGTCAATTGGAGGTAACTCCGCGTGCGGCTGCAGCACTTGCCGCACGACGCGGGGTGCTGCCACAGGCCACGCGGATCGCCTTTCCCTTTACGGTGATCGAATTGGTCCGCATAGGCCATAGCGCAGGGCAATATGCCGGGCGGGCTGATGTTCCCGAACGCGCCTTGGCCCGGGTGGGATTGGCGCATATGGCCAACCGTTTCTACCAAGACCTGTCGGGGGGTGAGCAGCAGCGCGTTCAATTGGCACGCGTTCTTGCGCAGGTTTGGGAGCCTGTCGGACCGGGCGGGGCAAACTGGCTGTTTTTGGACGAACCCGTCTCGAGCCTTGATATTGGCCAACAATTGAGCGTCATGCAGATTGCCCGCACCTATGCGGAGACAGGGGGCGGCGTGGTTGCGGTGATGCACGATCTGAACCTGACCGCGATGTTCGCCGATCATGTCATCATGGTGCAGAAGGGCAGGATTGCAGGCGCGGGCAAGCCGCAAGAGGTTCTGACCTCTGGCACGCTCTCGGCGGTCTACGGCTGTGCGCTCAGGATAAGTACGCCGCCAACAAAGGATGTGCCCTATCTGCTGCCCCAAGCCGCGCAAGAGTTTGCAGGCTGA
- a CDS encoding DUF1217 domain-containing protein → MNFTPVVPLGGLSGWALLSRTSERQTDLFNKSPQIVRDTEYFEQNIAKITTAEGLVSDRRLLRVALGAFGLQEDINSRAFIRAILEEGTIRDDAIANRLADDRYKQLSEAFAFADRPIPRTQLSTFGTEITEKFRRREFEVAVGDQNQALRLALNVQRELGDIAGDAETEDTRWFRILGNPPLRRVFEVALGLPDSFGQADLDRQLDEIKSRSAQQLKIGSLSDLSAESVREQLIQRFLLREQVASFNVQSSQAIALTLLQSVPRRA, encoded by the coding sequence ATGAACTTTACGCCTGTAGTGCCGCTGGGTGGATTGTCGGGCTGGGCGCTCTTGTCGCGCACGTCCGAGCGTCAGACGGATCTGTTCAACAAATCCCCGCAGATCGTGCGTGATACCGAATATTTCGAGCAGAATATTGCCAAGATCACCACGGCAGAAGGTTTGGTTTCAGATCGCCGCCTCTTGCGGGTGGCCTTGGGGGCGTTTGGCCTTCAGGAAGATATCAACAGCCGCGCCTTTATCCGCGCCATTCTGGAAGAGGGCACCATTCGGGATGATGCAATTGCCAACCGTCTTGCCGATGACCGGTACAAACAGCTGTCCGAGGCGTTTGCCTTCGCCGACCGTCCGATCCCGCGCACGCAATTATCGACCTTTGGAACCGAGATCACCGAGAAATTCCGGCGTCGGGAATTTGAGGTTGCCGTCGGGGATCAGAATCAGGCCTTGCGCCTGGCCCTGAACGTCCAACGCGAATTGGGCGACATCGCAGGCGATGCAGAGACCGAGGACACGCGCTGGTTTCGGATCTTGGGAAACCCACCCCTGCGGCGCGTGTTCGAAGTGGCGCTTGGTCTTCCAGACAGTTTCGGGCAAGCTGATCTTGATCGGCAGTTGGACGAGATCAAATCCCGCAGCGCGCAGCAATTGAAGATAGGCTCCCTGTCGGATCTGAGTGCGGAGAGCGTGCGGGAGCAATTGATCCAACGGTTCCTCTTGCGCGAGCAGGTGGCAAGTTTCAATGTTCAATCCTCGCAAGCAATCGCGCTGACGCTGTTGCAATCGGTTCCGCGCCGGGCTTGA
- the flbT gene encoding flagellar biosynthesis repressor FlbT, producing the protein MSGLVLKLNPKERVLINGAVIENGDRRSRLSIMTPNAHILRLRDAIHPESATTPVRRACFATQLLLSGDGDPQDARRQILRRIEELSQALRDPDSRIQLTLATRALLDGEYYKCLKALRALLPREERLLAHRAS; encoded by the coding sequence ATGAGCGGCCTCGTCCTAAAACTTAATCCCAAAGAGCGGGTGCTTATCAACGGGGCGGTGATCGAGAACGGCGACCGCCGCTCACGGCTGTCCATCATGACGCCGAATGCGCATATCCTGCGGCTTCGGGATGCCATTCACCCAGAAAGTGCAACAACGCCTGTACGCAGGGCCTGCTTTGCTACGCAACTTCTGCTCTCGGGCGATGGCGATCCGCAGGACGCGCGCCGCCAGATCCTGCGACGAATCGAAGAGCTGAGCCAGGCGTTGCGCGATCCCGACAGCCGTATCCAGTTGACCCTCGCCACGCGGGCGCTTCTGGACGGGGAATACTACAAATGCCTCAAGGCCCTGCGAGCCCTCCTACCACGTGAAGAGCGTCTTTTGGCGCATCGTGCGTCATGA
- a CDS encoding flagellar protein FlgN, whose protein sequence is MTLDQSTRIIQQLDLILEEERDALLRGDLSQIVALMLKKEQLVDALNALSATASGDLIAVQGKLSRNQALLDGALQGIRTVAARLAAHRRIRRSLDTYDQNGHKRSIPGDIAHHLEKRA, encoded by the coding sequence ATGACGCTTGATCAGAGTACCCGCATCATCCAACAGCTTGACCTTATTCTGGAGGAAGAGCGCGACGCCCTTTTGCGCGGAGATCTGTCGCAGATCGTGGCGCTCATGTTGAAAAAGGAACAGTTGGTAGACGCGCTCAATGCCCTTTCGGCGACGGCAAGCGGCGATCTGATTGCGGTTCAAGGTAAGTTGAGCCGCAATCAGGCCCTGCTTGACGGGGCCTTGCAGGGTATTCGCACTGTTGCGGCGCGCCTCGCAGCGCACCGCCGCATTCGACGTTCCTTGGACACCTATGACCAGAACGGTCACAAACGCTCGATCCCCGGCGACATCGCGCACCATCTTGAAAAGCGTGCCTGA
- a CDS encoding flagellar hook-length control protein FliK, producing MTEVSDLRFAVSTGPNGQYQPLLSLARTDLPQAIAQQIAVAVQSQGAGKSTIDLQLAPEELGRVRLRLTSHEGVVAVTVLAERPETLDLLRRHIETLARGLLDVGYQEARFAFSGQNPGGSPGKTLNAQGATHREDEGRGAVPDVFVPPALSSPALAGARINVLI from the coding sequence GTGACTGAGGTTTCCGACTTGCGGTTTGCCGTGTCTACGGGGCCAAACGGGCAATACCAGCCGCTCCTGTCCTTGGCGCGGACCGACTTGCCGCAGGCCATTGCCCAGCAGATTGCGGTGGCGGTGCAGTCGCAGGGTGCTGGCAAATCCACCATCGACCTTCAGCTTGCGCCCGAGGAACTGGGCCGGGTGCGCCTCAGGTTGACAAGCCATGAAGGCGTCGTGGCCGTGACTGTATTGGCCGAGCGGCCAGAAACGCTCGATCTTCTTCGGCGGCACATAGAGACATTGGCGCGGGGGCTGCTGGATGTTGGTTATCAAGAGGCGCGTTTCGCCTTTTCTGGGCAAAACCCTGGCGGAAGCCCGGGCAAGACCCTGAACGCACAAGGCGCCACCCACCGCGAGGATGAGGGGCGCGGCGCGGTGCCAGACGTGTTTGTGCCCCCGGCTCTCAGTTCGCCTGCTTTGGCAGGCGCGCGCATCAATGTCTTGATTTAA
- the ade gene encoding adenine deaminase, whose amino-acid sequence MANLEQRIAQGRGDEPADLVLRGAQVFDLVTGEMIPGDVAICGDTIVGIGDTYDGREVIDLTGLILVPGFIDTHLHIESSLVTPFEFDRCVTPRGVTTAICDPHEIANVLGLDGIRYFQAASEQTLMDFRVQLSSCVPSTHMETSGAEIDAEDLRAVMGHPSGIGLAEVMNFPGVIHRDPGMMAKLRLFEGGHIDGHCPQLTGRDLNAYCAAGIRTEHEATTVEEAREKLQRGMRVLIREGSVSKDLHALAPLLSEITAPYMCLCTDDRNPLDIAEEGHLDHMIRVLIAEGASPLAAYRAASLSGAEAFGLRDRGLIAPGRRADIVAVGSLAACDVRRVFCAGRLADAAAFAARGTVPPIGRCSVRAPAVSPQDFRHAGNRAETDVIGILEGKILTAHLRERIEPVEGDKHPDPTRDLVRIAVIERHGKNGNIATGFVRGFGLKSGAIASTVCHDHHNIACVGVDYADMALAATRLGEIEGGFVVVQGGQVLAELPLPLAGLMSLEPFEEVHHRLVDLRAAARSLGVTLQEPFLQLAFLALPVIPALKITDRGMVDVNRFEILG is encoded by the coding sequence ATGGCAAATCTAGAACAACGGATTGCTCAGGGCCGGGGGGATGAACCCGCCGATTTGGTGCTGCGCGGGGCGCAGGTGTTTGACCTTGTGACGGGGGAAATGATCCCCGGCGATGTGGCCATTTGCGGCGATACCATCGTAGGCATTGGCGACACCTATGACGGGCGCGAGGTGATCGACCTTACGGGGCTGATCCTTGTCCCCGGTTTTATCGACACCCATCTGCACATCGAAAGCTCTCTTGTCACACCCTTTGAATTCGACCGCTGCGTAACGCCGCGCGGCGTAACCACCGCGATTTGCGATCCCCACGAGATTGCCAATGTTCTGGGGCTGGACGGCATCCGCTATTTTCAGGCGGCCTCGGAACAGACTTTGATGGATTTCCGGGTGCAGCTCTCGTCTTGCGTGCCCTCGACCCATATGGAAACCTCGGGTGCCGAGATCGACGCCGAAGACTTGCGCGCGGTGATGGGGCATCCCTCGGGGATCGGTTTGGCCGAAGTGATGAATTTCCCCGGCGTGATCCACCGCGATCCGGGCATGATGGCCAAGCTGCGGCTTTTTGAGGGGGGCCATATCGACGGCCATTGCCCGCAACTCACGGGGCGTGATCTCAACGCCTATTGCGCGGCAGGCATCCGCACAGAGCATGAGGCGACCACCGTAGAGGAGGCGCGCGAGAAACTGCAGCGCGGCATGCGCGTGCTGATCCGCGAAGGCTCGGTTAGCAAGGATTTGCATGCGCTCGCCCCGCTGCTGTCGGAGATCACGGCGCCCTATATGTGCCTCTGCACCGATGATCGAAACCCGCTCGATATCGCGGAAGAGGGCCATCTCGATCATATGATCCGGGTTTTGATAGCAGAAGGGGCTTCGCCTCTGGCGGCCTATCGCGCGGCGTCGCTCTCGGGGGCCGAGGCATTTGGCCTCAGAGATCGCGGATTGATCGCGCCGGGGCGGCGGGCGGATATCGTGGCGGTGGGCTCGCTCGCCGCCTGCGACGTGCGGCGCGTGTTTTGCGCCGGTCGTCTTGCGGATGCGGCGGCCTTTGCTGCGCGGGGCACGGTGCCCCCCATCGGGCGATGCTCCGTGCGGGCGCCTGCGGTTAGCCCACAGGACTTTCGCCACGCCGGCAACCGCGCCGAGACGGATGTGATCGGCATTCTCGAAGGCAAGATCCTGACCGCGCATCTGCGCGAACGGATCGAGCCGGTAGAAGGCGACAAACATCCCGATCCCACGCGCGATCTGGTAAGGATTGCGGTGATCGAGCGGCATGGCAAGAACGGCAATATCGCCACCGGCTTTGTTCGTGGTTTCGGGCTCAAGTCCGGGGCTATCGCCTCGACCGTTTGCCATGATCACCACAATATCGCCTGTGTCGGGGTGGATTATGCGGATATGGCCCTCGCCGCCACACGGCTGGGTGAGATTGAGGGCGGCTTTGTCGTGGTGCAGGGCGGGCAGGTTTTGGCAGAACTGCCCTTACCTCTGGCAGGGTTGATGAGCCTTGAGCCCTTTGAGGAGGTGCACCACCGTCTTGTCGATCTGCGGGCAGCAGCACGGTCCTTGGGTGTCACCTTGCAGGAACCCTTCCTGCAACTTGCGTTTCTCGCGCTGCCGGTTATCCCGGCGCTCAAGATTACGGACCGGGGTATGGTTGATGTCAACCGGTTCGAAATCCTAGGCTAG
- a CDS encoding heme/hemin ABC transporter substrate-binding protein, with the protein MSGSSLTRRALLAQVAILALAGTSLAQDGDRVLSIGGSVTEIVHALGQEDRLIARDTTSTFPPNVTKLPDVGYARALSPEGVLSVAPSLILAIDGAGPPETIEVLRQSGVGFVTIPEAHSAEGIITKITAVGAALGVPERAEALASETRTALATAATRTAQVPEAARKRVLFILSLQGGRILASGRDTQAAAIIEMAGGINAVTAFEGYKQLTDEAVAKAAPDVILMMDRTGDHAILDEQLFAMPAIRITPAGADEAIVRMNGLYLLGFGPRTASAALDLNTALYPQPQETDNDRDPS; encoded by the coding sequence ATGAGTGGAAGTTCCCTGACGCGCCGCGCACTCTTGGCGCAGGTGGCGATCTTGGCCTTGGCGGGGACAAGCCTTGCGCAGGACGGCGACCGAGTGCTGTCCATCGGCGGATCGGTGACAGAGATCGTGCATGCCTTGGGGCAAGAGGATCGGTTGATCGCGCGCGATACGACCTCGACCTTTCCGCCCAACGTGACCAAATTGCCTGATGTGGGCTATGCGCGCGCGCTCAGCCCCGAAGGTGTGCTCTCGGTCGCTCCGTCGCTCATCCTCGCTATCGATGGGGCTGGCCCCCCCGAAACGATCGAAGTCCTGCGGCAATCAGGCGTAGGTTTTGTCACCATTCCAGAGGCGCACAGTGCCGAGGGAATCATCACCAAGATTACCGCTGTTGGCGCAGCCTTGGGCGTGCCTGAGCGCGCCGAAGCCTTGGCGTCAGAGACGCGCACCGCGCTTGCAACCGCGGCCACGCGGACTGCTCAAGTGCCAGAGGCCGCGCGCAAGCGCGTCCTCTTCATCCTCAGCCTGCAAGGCGGGCGCATCCTCGCGTCCGGGCGCGACACGCAGGCCGCCGCCATCATCGAGATGGCGGGGGGCATCAACGCGGTTACAGCCTTTGAAGGCTACAAACAGTTGACAGATGAAGCTGTGGCAAAGGCCGCCCCCGATGTGATCCTGATGATGGACCGAACTGGCGATCATGCCATCCTGGACGAACAACTCTTTGCCATGCCCGCGATCCGCATCACGCCGGCAGGTGCCGATGAGGCAATTGTGCGGATGAACGGGCTCTATCTGTTGGGCTTCGGGCCGCGCACCGCATCGGCTGCCCTCGATTTGAACACAGCCCTTTATCCGCAGCCCCAAGAGACCGACAATGACCGTGACCCAAGCTGA
- a CDS encoding flagellar hook capping FlgD N-terminal domain-containing protein, with the protein MDVTTIPPGTGLDRSQAAPPSTNAAAPARPATGFSSDFETFLRLLTTQLRNQDPLNPIESSDFAVQLATFSTVEQQVLTNDLLTDLGARLGAQGLSQVSGWIGMEALATGPVAFSGQPISLIATVESQADAAEIVASDARGIIVNRQTIPARSGPVVWSGLDSAGFPLAEGEYTLSVHSFANEETLARHSASFYRQIAEAQFEAGETVLILRNGERIAPAQVLGLRPAPQ; encoded by the coding sequence ATGGACGTGACGACGATTCCACCGGGCACCGGCCTGGACCGCAGCCAAGCAGCCCCCCCCTCAACCAACGCTGCTGCCCCTGCGCGTCCTGCAACCGGTTTCAGCTCTGACTTTGAAACCTTTCTCAGGCTGCTAACGACCCAATTGCGCAATCAGGACCCACTCAATCCAATTGAATCTTCTGATTTCGCTGTGCAGTTGGCGACATTCTCGACGGTCGAACAACAGGTGCTGACCAATGATCTGCTCACAGATCTAGGCGCGCGGTTGGGCGCACAGGGCTTGTCGCAAGTATCCGGATGGATCGGAATGGAGGCGCTGGCAACCGGCCCCGTCGCGTTCTCTGGACAGCCGATTTCCCTGATCGCCACGGTCGAGTCGCAGGCGGATGCCGCCGAAATCGTTGCAAGCGATGCCCGCGGCATCATAGTGAACCGCCAAACGATCCCGGCGCGCTCGGGTCCGGTGGTCTGGTCCGGTCTCGATTCGGCGGGTTTCCCGCTTGCAGAGGGGGAATATACGCTCTCTGTGCACTCCTTCGCGAATGAAGAAACGCTCGCACGCCACAGCGCCAGCTTTTATCGTCAAATCGCAGAAGCACAGTTCGAGGCGGGCGAGACCGTCTTGATCCTCAGGAATGGCGAACGGATCGCCCCTGCACAGGTTCTTGGCCTGCGCCCGGCACCGCAATAG
- a CDS encoding rod-binding protein, which yields MTDPVQLSSRAVDRPSTSLTRTKQVAERLEASFLAEMLKFGGLDPKSDSFVASTGESQFASFHREALAQEMVKAGGIGLADVFYRSMMERAHDA from the coding sequence ATGACTGACCCTGTACAACTTTCCTCCAGAGCCGTGGACCGGCCCTCGACCAGCTTAACCCGCACCAAGCAAGTGGCCGAACGGCTAGAGGCAAGCTTTCTTGCTGAAATGCTCAAGTTCGGGGGGCTGGACCCCAAGAGCGACAGCTTTGTGGCGAGCACGGGCGAATCGCAATTTGCATCCTTTCACCGCGAGGCATTGGCACAAGAGATGGTCAAAGCGGGTGGCATCGGGCTGGCAGATGTCTTTTATCGCTCGATGATGGAGCGCGCCCATGACGCTTGA
- the flaF gene encoding flagellar biosynthesis regulator FlaF has product MNATRLAQSAYRDQSRPVRTDRGLEYDAFARITQRLVHAAGQDPRDIANLAAALHDNRRLWTILATDVADPQNPLPQSLRAQVVYLAQFCHHHSSAVLNANASLQPLIDINTAIMRGLSDRRADQ; this is encoded by the coding sequence GTGAATGCGACCCGTCTGGCGCAGAGCGCCTATCGCGACCAATCCCGGCCCGTCCGGACTGACCGTGGGCTGGAATATGATGCCTTTGCCCGTATCACCCAACGCTTGGTGCACGCAGCAGGGCAGGACCCAAGAGATATAGCCAATCTCGCGGCCGCCCTTCATGACAATCGGCGGCTCTGGACAATCTTGGCGACTGACGTCGCCGACCCACAAAACCCACTGCCGCAATCGTTGCGGGCCCAAGTCGTCTATCTCGCGCAGTTTTGCCATCATCACAGCAGCGCGGTGCTGAATGCAAACGCATCGCTTCAACCCTTGATCGACATCAATACAGCCATCATGCGCGGGCTGAGCGATAGGAGAGCAGACCAATGA
- a CDS encoding Lrp/AsnC ligand binding domain-containing protein codes for MRCVFINIRCKPGHSYRVAEAIALREIHSELYSTSGPFDLLLKLYIPETEDIGKYINDNLLDIAGIERTETTLTFKAF; via the coding sequence ATGCGCTGCGTCTTTATCAACATCCGCTGCAAACCGGGGCATTCCTATCGCGTGGCAGAGGCCATAGCCCTGCGCGAAATCCATTCAGAGCTTTACTCGACCTCCGGTCCCTTTGACCTGCTGCTCAAGCTCTACATCCCTGAGACTGAGGATATCGGCAAATATATCAACGACAACCTTCTGGACATCGCCGGGATCGAGCGCACCGAAACGACCCTGACCTTCAAGGCGTTCTAG